One genomic segment of Chitinophaga sancti includes these proteins:
- a CDS encoding EamA family transporter, giving the protein MWRYYALLSALFAGLTAVLAKFGLQGISSNVATAIRTVVILIIAWGIVFARGEVKDLQALTRKHLLFLTLSGMATGLSWIFYFKALSTGPVSKVAPIDKLSVAIAIALSAIFLKESLDYKTITGALLIMAGTFVLIR; this is encoded by the coding sequence ATGTGGAGATATTATGCATTACTTTCTGCACTTTTTGCAGGATTGACGGCTGTGCTGGCCAAGTTTGGGTTACAGGGCATCAGCAGCAACGTGGCTACGGCTATCCGTACTGTAGTGATCCTGATCATTGCCTGGGGGATTGTGTTTGCTCGTGGCGAAGTGAAGGACCTGCAGGCCCTGACCCGCAAGCACCTATTGTTTTTAACCCTGAGTGGCATGGCCACAGGTCTCTCCTGGATCTTTTATTTTAAAGCCCTCTCCACCGGCCCGGTTTCCAAAGTGGCCCCTATAGACAAGTTAAGCGTCGCAATTGCCATTGCACTCTCCGCTATTTTTCTCAAAGAAAGTCTGGATTATAAAACTATTACCGGCGCCTTGCTGATTATGGCAGGTACGTTTGTGTTGATTCGTTAA
- a CDS encoding sensor histidine kinase — translation MKLLTRYNYINLLSTIAIFVLSGVAFFFALHLTLLKQMDEDLRIEQREITNYVALHDMLFTPVEVKDQETIIEKTKRPYEKEKFKTVELDHHEDYRQLSFSIQAGGEWYNVIVRKSLEATEHITRTVFAITFCTILLVLFLTVVINSTILRKLWQPFYTSLDLLQRFKVNNREPLGLPASNIDEFTFMNSILERTTAKAIQDYERLKEFTENASHELQTPLAIIRSKLEMMMQGENLTEYQFNALQSASEALDRLARMNQSLLLLTKIENEQFDNKSFVDLAQIIQQKAAQFVEIWQDKSLNISLDVKAVQLHANKELIELLLNNLFSNATRHNYENGYILITLSQRRLCIKNTGHPAPLNRKHLFQRFYNPSNNSTSNGLGLAVIHQICTANGFKVDYDYKDDLHIFIVTFINESTQTYLP, via the coding sequence ATGAAATTACTGACCCGGTATAACTATATTAACCTGCTATCCACCATTGCGATCTTCGTGCTTTCCGGTGTCGCATTTTTCTTCGCCCTCCACCTGACCTTATTAAAGCAGATGGATGAAGACCTGCGGATCGAACAGCGGGAAATTACTAATTATGTGGCACTCCATGATATGCTTTTTACTCCCGTGGAAGTGAAAGACCAGGAGACCATCATAGAAAAGACGAAAAGGCCTTATGAGAAAGAAAAATTCAAAACCGTCGAACTGGATCATCATGAGGATTACCGGCAGTTATCTTTTTCTATCCAGGCTGGCGGCGAATGGTATAATGTAATAGTGAGGAAGTCGCTGGAAGCGACCGAGCACATCACCAGAACTGTTTTCGCTATCACTTTTTGTACCATCTTACTCGTCCTGTTTTTGACGGTCGTTATTAATAGTACCATCCTCAGAAAACTATGGCAGCCATTCTATACCTCCCTTGATCTGTTACAACGATTCAAAGTCAATAACCGGGAGCCCTTGGGATTGCCTGCCAGTAACATCGACGAATTTACGTTTATGAACAGTATCCTGGAGCGTACTACTGCCAAAGCCATACAGGATTATGAAAGATTAAAGGAATTTACTGAAAATGCCTCCCATGAATTACAGACACCCCTCGCTATCATCCGGTCCAAACTGGAAATGATGATGCAGGGTGAGAACCTGACGGAATACCAGTTTAACGCCCTGCAAAGTGCCTCAGAGGCGCTCGACAGACTGGCCCGCATGAACCAGTCCCTCCTGTTGCTCACCAAAATAGAAAACGAGCAATTTGACAATAAATCTTTTGTAGACCTGGCACAGATCATACAACAAAAGGCTGCGCAGTTTGTAGAGATCTGGCAGGATAAATCACTGAATATCTCACTGGACGTAAAGGCCGTGCAGTTACACGCTAATAAGGAGCTGATTGAATTGCTGCTAAATAACCTGTTCAGCAACGCGACCCGGCATAATTATGAAAACGGGTATATTCTGATCACGTTAAGTCAACGGCGGCTTTGTATTAAAAATACCGGTCATCCTGCGCCATTGAACCGTAAGCACCTGTTCCAGCGATTCTACAACCCTTCCAACAATAGTACCAGTAATGGACTTGGACTGGCGGTGATTCACCAGATCTGTACGGCCAACGGGTTCAAAGTAGATTATGATTATAAAGACGACCTACATATATTCATTGTTACCTTTATTAACGAATCAACACAAACGTACCTGCCATAA
- a CDS encoding response regulator transcription factor, with product MKVLIIEDEKNLSDSICQYLADENFLCEVADTFDTALEKISLYDYMCIILDINLPGGSGLGLLKELKKNNKNDGVLIISARNSLDDKVFGLKAGADDYLSKPFHLPELSARVAAIIRRKSFNGNNIITFEELQLNLGEKTAIVNKQIIDLTRKEYDLLLYFISNKNKVISKNAIAEHICGDEMDLSGSYDFLYSHIKNLRKKLVQSGCPDYIRSVYGMGYKLSLS from the coding sequence ATGAAAGTATTGATTATTGAAGATGAGAAGAATCTTTCAGACAGCATCTGCCAATACCTGGCTGATGAGAATTTTTTATGTGAGGTAGCAGATACTTTCGATACCGCCCTGGAAAAGATATCCCTGTATGACTATATGTGCATCATTCTTGACATTAACTTACCCGGGGGTAGCGGGCTCGGGTTACTGAAAGAACTAAAAAAGAATAATAAGAACGACGGCGTACTGATTATTTCCGCCCGGAATTCCCTGGATGATAAAGTATTTGGTCTCAAGGCCGGGGCAGACGATTACCTGTCTAAGCCATTTCACCTGCCTGAATTATCAGCCCGTGTAGCAGCCATCATCCGGCGCAAATCTTTCAATGGGAATAATATTATAACATTCGAAGAGCTGCAATTAAACCTTGGAGAAAAAACGGCCATTGTCAATAAACAAATCATTGACCTTACGCGAAAAGAATACGATTTGCTGTTATACTTTATCAGTAACAAAAATAAGGTGATCAGCAAGAATGCCATAGCAGAACATATATGCGGAGACGAAATGGACCTCTCTGGCAGTTATGACTTTCTCTATAGCCACATCAAGAACCTGCGCAAAAAGCTGGTGCAATCTGGTTGTCCCGATTACATCAGGTCTGTGTATGGTATGGGCTATAAATTGTCCCTGTCATGA
- a CDS encoding glycoside hydrolase family 2 protein, with protein MKKFTYSLLMLGCMSYAVQAQQNNWHLIRDRIVTPWAEKVDPNAPLPEYPRPQLVRDNNWKNLNGLWSYAITPATQDKPAKYEGSILVPFAVESALSGVGRTVGKDSLLWYNTNISIPAAMKGKEILLQFGAVDWQTEVFVNGKSAGKHEGGFDPFSINITPFLKSGAKQEITVRVWDPTDDGPQPRGKQVKHPEGIWYTPVTGIWQTVWLEAVPKTYITSTKNTPDIDHHTISVSTNVAGAQAGDQVKVEVLDGGNVIAMQEVAPSATAVLTLQHEKLWSVTHPFLYDLKVTLIRKNKPVDAVKSYFAMRKISMAPDQNGIQRMMLNNEFVFQYGPLDQGWWPDGLYTAPTHEAMVYDIDQLQKMGFNMIRKHIKLEPATYYAYCDQKGMLLWQDMPSGDLGNGWENRPGILDRGTDKNRTPESEGYYRKEWNAIMDAAYNFPCIVVWTPFNEAWGQFKTVEITAWTMQKDPSRLVNSASGGNFYETGHIIDLHNYPHPAMPRPDVFGKKQILVLGEFGGLGLPLEGHNWQGNKNWGYQSFKNSEEMFKKYKTFTDRLAALIPLGLSAAVYTQTTDVEGEVNGFMTYDRKVDKFPVQQLSEENRKLYQVKVK; from the coding sequence ATGAAAAAGTTCACTTACTCCTTACTCATGTTAGGTTGCATGAGTTACGCTGTTCAAGCACAGCAAAACAACTGGCATTTAATCAGGGACAGGATCGTTACGCCATGGGCGGAAAAAGTAGATCCAAATGCCCCTTTGCCGGAATATCCACGTCCACAGCTGGTGCGCGATAATAACTGGAAAAACCTGAACGGCTTATGGAGCTATGCCATCACGCCTGCTACGCAGGATAAACCCGCAAAATACGAAGGCAGTATCCTTGTTCCATTCGCCGTAGAATCGGCATTGTCCGGCGTAGGCCGCACCGTCGGCAAGGATAGTCTTTTATGGTACAATACAAACATCAGTATTCCTGCCGCCATGAAAGGCAAAGAAATCCTGCTGCAATTCGGCGCGGTTGACTGGCAGACTGAAGTCTTCGTAAACGGCAAAAGTGCCGGCAAACACGAAGGGGGCTTCGATCCTTTCTCTATCAACATCACCCCATTCCTTAAGAGTGGTGCGAAACAGGAGATCACCGTGCGCGTATGGGATCCGACAGATGACGGTCCTCAGCCTCGTGGTAAACAGGTAAAGCACCCTGAAGGTATCTGGTATACCCCTGTAACCGGTATCTGGCAGACGGTTTGGCTGGAAGCAGTGCCTAAAACCTATATCACATCTACAAAGAACACGCCTGATATCGATCATCATACCATCAGCGTCAGCACGAATGTAGCAGGTGCGCAGGCTGGCGACCAGGTAAAGGTAGAAGTACTGGATGGCGGCAATGTGATCGCTATGCAGGAAGTAGCGCCATCTGCGACAGCTGTGCTGACTTTGCAGCATGAAAAACTATGGTCTGTCACCCATCCCTTCTTATATGACCTGAAGGTAACGCTTATACGTAAAAACAAACCTGTGGATGCAGTGAAGAGTTATTTTGCCATGCGCAAAATATCTATGGCACCGGATCAGAACGGGATTCAGCGTATGATGCTGAACAATGAGTTTGTATTTCAATACGGTCCGCTGGACCAGGGATGGTGGCCTGACGGTTTGTACACCGCGCCTACACACGAAGCGATGGTGTACGATATTGATCAGCTACAGAAGATGGGCTTTAACATGATCAGGAAGCACATCAAACTGGAACCTGCTACTTACTACGCATATTGTGATCAGAAAGGGATGCTGCTCTGGCAGGATATGCCAAGCGGTGACCTGGGTAATGGCTGGGAGAACAGGCCGGGAATATTAGACCGTGGTACAGACAAAAATCGTACGCCAGAATCAGAAGGCTACTATCGCAAAGAATGGAATGCTATAATGGATGCTGCGTACAATTTCCCTTGTATTGTAGTCTGGACACCATTCAACGAAGCATGGGGGCAGTTCAAAACAGTAGAGATCACCGCATGGACTATGCAAAAAGATCCATCCAGGCTTGTAAACAGTGCAAGTGGTGGTAACTTCTACGAAACGGGGCATATCATTGACCTGCACAACTATCCACATCCTGCTATGCCGAGACCGGATGTATTTGGTAAAAAACAGATCCTGGTATTAGGTGAGTTTGGTGGATTGGGTTTACCGTTGGAAGGTCATAACTGGCAGGGGAATAAGAACTGGGGGTATCAGTCTTTCAAAAACAGCGAAGAGATGTTTAAGAAATATAAAACCTTTACGGATAGATTAGCAGCGCTGATTCCATTGGGGCTGTCTGCAGCCGTGTATACACAAACTACGGATGTAGAGGGTGAAGTAAACGGTTTTATGACGTATGACAGAAAGGTGGATAAATTCCCTGTGCAGCAGTTGAGCGAGGAGAATCGTAAATTGTACCAGGTAAAGGTAAAATAG
- a CDS encoding ring-cleaving dioxygenase: protein MKNLVTGIHHVTAIAGSSQKNLEFYAGILGLRLVKKTVNFDANSVYHLYYGDEAGAPGSIMTFFPYEGLKQGRQGKGMLNTTAFSVPLASLNYWLERLKRFGIAHKPPVARFEGELAVYLEDTDGLGLELIFNDKDDRKGDAHSIRGFYSVEIWEEGYERTAGLLTTQLDHVLIAEKGNRFRFAANDKPGNYVDLVCMPDSLKGLSGSGTVHHIAFSTPDSGAQTSIRQKITGIGMNATPILDRKYFQSIYFREPGGVLFEVATALPGFSVDEAPAHLGEQLMLPEWLEPQRTTLESQLAPISIDLSAYK from the coding sequence ATGAAGAATCTTGTAACAGGCATTCACCATGTAACCGCTATTGCCGGCAGTTCGCAGAAGAACCTCGAATTTTATGCAGGCATACTGGGCTTAAGACTGGTAAAGAAGACAGTAAATTTTGACGCAAACAGTGTATACCATTTATATTATGGAGATGAAGCAGGTGCTCCTGGTAGTATCATGACTTTCTTCCCGTACGAAGGATTGAAGCAGGGTCGTCAGGGCAAAGGGATGTTGAATACCACTGCTTTCTCCGTACCCCTGGCGAGTCTGAATTACTGGCTGGAAAGGCTGAAACGCTTTGGTATAGCACACAAGCCACCGGTAGCGCGTTTTGAAGGAGAACTGGCTGTATACCTCGAAGATACAGATGGTTTAGGGCTGGAACTGATCTTTAATGATAAGGATGATAGGAAGGGGGATGCGCATTCGATCCGGGGTTTTTACAGTGTAGAAATATGGGAAGAAGGGTATGAGCGTACAGCGGGCCTTTTGACCACCCAGTTAGATCACGTACTGATCGCAGAAAAGGGCAATCGTTTCCGTTTTGCGGCGAATGATAAACCGGGTAATTATGTAGACCTGGTATGCATGCCTGATAGCCTGAAAGGTTTATCTGGCAGTGGTACCGTGCATCACATTGCCTTTTCGACACCTGATAGCGGGGCGCAAACCAGCATTCGCCAAAAGATCACGGGTATTGGTATGAATGCTACACCTATATTGGATCGTAAGTATTTTCAGTCCATCTATTTCAGAGAACCGGGTGGGGTATTGTTTGAAGTAGCGACGGCATTGCCAGGCTTTAGTGTGGATGAGGCGCCTGCGCACCTGGGAGAGCAACTGATGTTGCCGGAATGGCTGGAACCGCAGCGTACTACGCTGGAGTCCCAGTTGGCACCGATCAGTATTGATTTGTCAGCTTACAAGTAA
- a CDS encoding sigma 54-interacting transcriptional regulator encodes MDWKQPIIVSHHQLLEQISLREKEKSTLLFLSNRIAAAQKRDELWTVITDQLLSLFGGKYYTLCLINEDGKTHSPFLHTNEGTIKKRVDESPIMHKAHDIEDGIFNIALNADEPIIYDVKKLIRNKNVPPYIIHWHNSGIREMMVTKISNANQPKGLLYLYADEYGAFSPNQFDLLTGIADMLGLGISNILANEKIASQQIEIEQLKGGRHYLNQGNSPAQLIGSSPEIQKIYKLISLVATADSTVIITGETGTGKELVATAIHQASPRAQQEMIRVNCAAIPATLIESELFGHEKGSFTGAMDKRIGKFEQADNSTIFLDEIGELSLELQSKLLRVLQEREIERIGGKGSIRVNVRIIAATNKNLEKEVQAGRFRSDLFYRLNVFPVSLPPLRQRKEDIPMLVTHFINRYAQETRKKVTNISQKALNSLLNYTWPGNIRELEHLIERAVLLCTGTTISQVNLPVNQPAIREDNFEIIPLAAMEREYILKVLKICKGKVSGPNGAAIMLGLPPTTLISKMQKLNIKKELLLVS; translated from the coding sequence ATGGATTGGAAACAACCTATCATCGTCTCGCATCATCAACTGCTGGAGCAAATTTCCCTCAGGGAAAAAGAGAAGTCAACTTTACTCTTTCTCAGTAACAGGATTGCTGCTGCTCAAAAACGGGATGAACTGTGGACCGTGATCACTGATCAATTGCTTTCACTATTTGGCGGGAAATACTATACACTGTGCCTGATCAATGAAGATGGTAAGACACATTCACCTTTCCTCCACACAAATGAAGGCACTATTAAAAAAAGAGTGGATGAAAGTCCCATTATGCACAAAGCACACGACATCGAAGATGGCATCTTCAATATCGCGCTGAATGCTGATGAACCTATTATATATGATGTCAAAAAACTAATCCGCAATAAGAATGTGCCGCCATACATCATTCACTGGCACAATTCAGGTATCCGCGAAATGATGGTCACAAAAATCAGTAATGCCAATCAACCAAAAGGCTTGCTGTACCTGTACGCGGACGAATACGGCGCTTTTTCGCCCAACCAGTTTGACCTGCTCACTGGCATTGCAGATATGCTGGGCCTGGGTATCAGCAATATCCTGGCGAATGAAAAAATAGCCAGTCAGCAAATAGAAATTGAACAACTAAAAGGTGGCAGACACTACTTAAACCAGGGCAACAGCCCTGCTCAACTGATCGGTTCTTCGCCGGAAATTCAAAAGATATATAAATTGATTTCCCTTGTCGCTACGGCTGACAGTACGGTTATCATTACCGGCGAAACGGGTACAGGCAAGGAACTGGTAGCCACTGCCATTCATCAGGCATCCCCCCGCGCCCAACAGGAAATGATCCGGGTTAACTGCGCCGCCATTCCCGCTACCCTCATCGAAAGTGAACTATTTGGTCATGAAAAAGGGAGCTTTACCGGGGCAATGGATAAGCGGATCGGGAAGTTTGAACAGGCAGATAACAGTACCATCTTTTTAGACGAAATAGGCGAACTTTCGCTGGAACTACAGTCAAAACTGCTCAGGGTATTACAGGAGAGAGAAATAGAGCGGATAGGTGGCAAAGGCAGCATTCGTGTGAATGTGCGCATCATTGCCGCTACTAACAAAAACCTGGAAAAAGAAGTTCAGGCCGGCCGGTTCAGAAGTGATTTATTTTACCGGCTGAATGTGTTCCCGGTATCTTTACCACCTTTGCGGCAGCGGAAGGAAGACATTCCCATGCTGGTAACACACTTCATCAATCGCTACGCCCAGGAAACCCGTAAGAAAGTCACAAACATCAGCCAGAAGGCGCTCAATAGCCTGCTGAATTATACCTGGCCGGGGAATATCAGGGAACTGGAACATCTTATTGAAAGAGCAGTATTGCTCTGCACCGGCACCACCATCAGCCAGGTTAACCTGCCGGTAAATCAACCTGCCATCCGGGAAGATAACTTTGAAATCATTCCGCTGGCAGCCATGGAACGGGAGTACATCCTCAAGGTCTTAAAGATCTGCAAAGGCAAGGTCTCCGGTCCCAATGGTGCTGCAATCATGCTGGGTTTACCCCCCACCACACTGATATCAAAAATGCAGAAATTAAATATTAAAAAAGAGCTATTACTTGTAAGCTGA
- a CDS encoding helix-turn-helix transcriptional regulator: MEPLQFTSISALLRRLDLPAPQHPLIALVPTGNIKVHPNDVGKRVVTNLYKISFKIDFKGKIPYGQGYYDFEEGGLSFTSPNQMSAPARDISDYEGYTLFFHPDFLLNYPLSKSIHQYGFFSYAVAEALYLSDKEKKLISAIFDAMLLELENNIDHFSHDVMISQLELLLNYSNRFYNRQFITRKTLYNDLICQMNTYISTSFNTSSHLPTVQEVADHLQVSPRYLSDMLKSLTGMSTQQHIHHQLIEKAKEILTSTNATIAEIAYQLGFEHPQSFNKLFRQKTNTSPLAYRKSGY; encoded by the coding sequence ATGGAACCACTCCAATTCACCAGTATTTCAGCCTTGCTGCGCCGCCTGGACCTTCCAGCGCCGCAGCATCCCCTGATCGCACTGGTCCCAACAGGCAATATCAAAGTACACCCCAACGATGTAGGCAAAAGGGTGGTCACTAACTTATATAAGATCTCTTTCAAAATCGACTTCAAAGGAAAGATCCCCTATGGCCAAGGCTATTACGACTTTGAAGAAGGCGGATTATCATTCACCTCCCCGAATCAAATGTCCGCACCTGCCCGCGACATCTCCGATTATGAAGGATACACACTATTCTTCCACCCTGATTTCTTACTCAACTATCCCTTATCGAAATCCATACATCAATATGGCTTCTTTTCTTACGCAGTTGCTGAAGCCCTCTATCTGTCCGACAAAGAAAAGAAACTCATCTCCGCCATCTTCGACGCCATGCTACTGGAACTAGAAAATAATATCGACCATTTCAGTCACGACGTGATGATTTCCCAATTAGAATTATTATTGAATTATAGTAATCGTTTTTATAACCGACAGTTCATTACCCGCAAAACCCTCTATAATGACCTTATATGTCAAATGAACACGTATATTTCCACCTCTTTTAATACGTCTTCTCACCTCCCCACCGTACAGGAAGTTGCAGATCACCTGCAAGTCTCCCCCCGTTACTTAAGCGATATGCTCAAATCCCTTACTGGTATGAGTACACAACAACACATCCATCACCAGCTCATTGAAAAAGCCAAAGAAATTCTCACCTCCACAAACGCCACTATTGCCGAAATTGCCTATCAGTTAGGCTTCGAACATCCGCAATCCTTTAACAAATTATTCCGACAAAAAACAAATACCTCCCCTCTCGCCTATCGAAAATCAGGCTATTAA
- a CDS encoding SDR family oxidoreductase, producing the protein MIKDKVIAITGASSGIGEATALLLAAQGAKVVLGARRIDRLAEVAAKTGGIYMSLDVKKRGDLADFVQFALDHYGKLDVLINNAGIGPISPLDELRVEDWDDMIDVNFRGVLYGIAAALPVFRRQNSGHFINTISTAGLQIVPTMAVYAATKNAVRTVADALRQEAGPTIRVTSVSPGYIKTNFSDSMTNLDIKEATRARAEQIAISPDAIARAIAFAIDQPADVDVNDIVIRPTAQ; encoded by the coding sequence ATGATAAAAGATAAAGTAATCGCCATCACCGGCGCCAGCAGTGGCATAGGCGAAGCCACTGCCCTGCTGCTGGCCGCCCAGGGGGCTAAAGTTGTACTTGGCGCCCGCAGAATTGACAGGTTAGCTGAAGTTGCTGCTAAAACAGGGGGAATTTACATGTCACTGGATGTTAAAAAGAGAGGAGATCTGGCTGATTTCGTGCAATTTGCCCTGGATCACTACGGTAAGTTAGATGTCCTGATCAATAACGCCGGAATCGGGCCTATTTCGCCCTTAGACGAGCTTCGGGTGGAAGATTGGGATGATATGATCGATGTCAACTTCAGGGGGGTGCTTTATGGCATTGCCGCCGCCCTGCCGGTATTTAGAAGACAAAATTCCGGGCATTTCATCAATACTATCTCTACCGCTGGTTTGCAAATTGTGCCTACCATGGCAGTTTATGCAGCTACTAAAAATGCGGTGCGTACTGTAGCAGATGCTCTCAGGCAGGAAGCCGGCCCTACCATCAGGGTGACCAGTGTCTCTCCGGGGTATATTAAAACAAACTTTTCAGATTCCATGACCAATCTGGATATCAAGGAGGCCACCAGGGCGCGGGCGGAACAGATTGCCATCTCCCCGGATGCTATTGCACGGGCTATTGCGTTTGCTATTGACCAGCCTGCAGATGTAGATGTGAATGATATTGTGATCAGGCCTACTGCCCAGTAA
- a CDS encoding alpha/beta hydrolase, which translates to MNKTFWTLLLLLCQLSVYAQPDSLKPGLNRAKQYLADFGKIVSPNGIQENYTAQIGGINQWIYTRGQDKDNPVILFIHGGPASPISPVMWMYQRPLEEYFTMVTYDQRGAGRTFLNIPPDSIANTIHIENYVNDAIAIAEMVIQRYHKKKVILMGHSWGTIVGMKAALKRPDLFYAYIGIGQVLNTRENEHFSYAYAVATAQQHHNDTALNELKSIAPYPGDQPITREKIIIARKWAQYYGGLSAYRQHSRYFFAGPFISPEYSFDDVDAIDNGNLFTLGKILPEFLEVDLKGVKSFPIPVFMFMGRHDYTTPNEPTEAWLKAVKAPIKKGIWFENASHLVMFEEPGKLLFSLVNEVRPLATK; encoded by the coding sequence ATGAATAAAACCTTTTGGACCTTATTATTACTGTTATGTCAATTATCGGTTTATGCCCAGCCAGACAGCCTCAAACCCGGACTGAACCGCGCTAAACAATACCTGGCCGACTTTGGAAAGATCGTTAGTCCCAATGGTATCCAGGAAAACTACACGGCCCAAATTGGTGGCATCAACCAATGGATCTACACCCGGGGGCAGGACAAAGACAATCCCGTGATTCTTTTCATCCATGGAGGGCCGGCTTCTCCTATTTCCCCTGTGATGTGGATGTACCAGCGGCCACTGGAAGAGTACTTTACCATGGTCACCTACGACCAGCGCGGTGCGGGAAGGACATTCCTGAATATCCCCCCGGATTCAATCGCGAATACCATTCACATTGAGAATTATGTAAATGATGCCATCGCCATCGCCGAAATGGTCATCCAACGCTATCATAAAAAGAAAGTTATTCTCATGGGGCATAGCTGGGGAACAATTGTGGGCATGAAAGCTGCACTGAAAAGGCCGGATTTGTTTTATGCTTATATCGGCATCGGGCAGGTCCTCAATACCCGGGAAAATGAGCACTTTAGTTATGCATATGCAGTTGCTACTGCACAACAGCATCATAACGACACGGCATTAAATGAGTTAAAAAGTATTGCACCTTATCCCGGTGATCAGCCTATTACAAGAGAGAAGATCATTATTGCGAGAAAATGGGCGCAATATTATGGTGGGCTGAGTGCCTACAGGCAGCACTCCCGGTATTTTTTTGCCGGCCCGTTTATCTCGCCGGAATATAGTTTTGATGATGTAGATGCTATTGACAATGGGAACCTGTTTACACTGGGTAAAATCCTGCCTGAGTTTTTGGAGGTGGATCTGAAAGGGGTGAAATCATTCCCTATTCCCGTGTTTATGTTTATGGGCAGACATGATTATACCACGCCAAATGAACCGACGGAAGCCTGGTTAAAAGCTGTAAAAGCGCCGATCAAAAAGGGGATCTGGTTTGAAAACGCTTCTCATTTGGTCATGTTTGAAGAACCGGGAAAGTTGCTATTCAGTCTGGTGAATGAGGTGCGGCCTTTGGCTACTAAATAA
- a CDS encoding SDR family oxidoreductase has product MNKTILITGASAGIGKAAAQYFAARGWNVIATMRSPEKETALTTLNNVFVTRLDVQEKESMQPVIAEGIKRFGKIDVLLNNAGYGLFGPFELATDAQIKQQFDVNVFGVMNLTQAILPHFRANKAGTVINVSSIGGRITYPIVSMYHASKFAVEGFSESLAYELAALNIKVKLVEPGAIATGFDTAANFTGNPGITDYDAFVQGFLNLWGSKTMERTTATQVAEVIYEAATDGTSRLRYLAGEDAKAFMQVRMSGEEGYHDYMQEHWVPKNV; this is encoded by the coding sequence ATGAACAAGACAATATTGATCACCGGGGCATCTGCCGGTATTGGAAAAGCGGCTGCACAATATTTTGCTGCCAGGGGTTGGAACGTCATCGCTACTATGCGTTCGCCGGAAAAAGAAACAGCATTAACGACATTAAATAATGTATTTGTCACCAGGCTGGATGTACAGGAAAAAGAAAGCATGCAGCCCGTGATTGCTGAAGGTATTAAAAGATTTGGAAAGATCGATGTGCTACTTAATAATGCGGGGTATGGGTTATTCGGTCCGTTTGAACTGGCGACAGATGCACAAATCAAACAGCAGTTCGATGTAAACGTGTTTGGTGTGATGAACCTGACCCAGGCGATCCTGCCACACTTCAGGGCGAATAAAGCCGGTACTGTTATTAATGTATCCAGTATAGGCGGTCGTATTACCTATCCGATTGTAAGCATGTATCATGCGAGTAAGTTTGCCGTAGAAGGATTCTCTGAGTCACTGGCGTACGAACTGGCTGCACTCAATATCAAAGTAAAACTGGTAGAACCGGGTGCCATTGCTACCGGGTTTGATACAGCGGCTAATTTTACCGGGAATCCGGGAATAACTGATTATGATGCTTTTGTACAGGGTTTTCTGAACCTGTGGGGTAGCAAAACTATGGAGAGAACAACCGCTACACAAGTGGCTGAAGTGATTTATGAGGCTGCTACCGATGGTACTTCCCGTTTAAGGTACCTGGCAGGTGAAGATGCCAAAGCGTTCATGCAGGTGAGGATGTCAGGCGAGGAGGGGTATCATGATTATATGCAGGAACATTGGGTGCCAAAGAATGTGTAA